In Brachybacterium fresconis, the genomic stretch ACCCGGCCGAGGTTCCGCAAGGCCAGCGGCCCCGTGATCGCCGTGGCCAACGCCGGACAGGCCGCCCCGTCCATCGGACTGGTCGTCCTGCTCGCCGCCCTGATCCCCTCCGGCTTCTGGGCTGCGATCGTCGCCCTGGTGGTCTACTCGGCGCTGCCCGTGCTGCGCAACACGATGGTGGGGCTGCGTGGGGTGGACCAGCGTCTGGTCGAGGCCGGCCGGGGGATGGGGATGAGCGCCGTCGCGGTGCTCGTCCGGATCGAGCTGCCTCTGGCCGTGCCGGTGATGCTGGCCGGTGTGCGCACCGCCCTCGTGCTGCTCGTCGGCACCGCGTCCCTGGCCACGTTCATCAACGGAGGGGGCCTCGGGGTGCTGATCACCACCGGCGTCAACCTGGACCTCAACCCGGTGCTCGTCGTGGGCGCGCTCCTGATCGCCCTGCTGGCCCTGTTGATCGACTGGCTGGGCCGGGTCGTCGAGCACATCGCACGTCCGAAGGGGATCTGATCATGGGTTTTCGTCCGAACCGTCGGCTGGCGCTGAAGACTCTCCTCGGCGCGAGTCTGCTCACCGTGGCGGGCTGTGGGCTGGAACCGGCCGCATCGCTCATCCCCCAGGTGGGACCGGGATCGATCCGACGGATCGAGAACCTGCCCGACGACGCCAAGATCACCGTGACCTCGAAGAACTTCACCGAGCAGATCATCCAGGGGAAGATCGCGCTGCTGGCCCTCACCGCCGCCGGATTCGGCGTCGAGGACCTCACCAATGTGCCGGGCAGCCAACCGGCGCGCGGCCTGATGGAAACCGGCAAAGCCGATATGACCTGGGAGTACACGGGGACAGCCTGGTTGACCTATCTGGGGCACGAGAAAGGGATCCCCGACCGCACGGAACAGTGGGAGGCCGTCAAGGAGGAGGACGCCGCCAACGGCCTGACCTGGCTCGAGCCGGGACCGCTGAACAACACCTACGCCCTGGCGGTGCGCGACGAGGCCGTCGACGAGCTCGACGGGGTGGAGACCCTGAGCGACATCGCCGAGCTGCCGGTCGAGGATCGCACGATCTGCGTCGAGGCGGAGTTCAACTCCCGCCAGGACGGGCTGGACCCGATGCTCGAGGCCTACGGCATACCGCGCGGACAGGCCGACGGCGTTCCCGAGGAGAACATCTCGCTGTTCGACACCGGAGCGGTCTACACGGCCACCGACCGCGGCACGCCCTGCAACTTCGGTGAGGTGTTCACGACCGATGGCCGCATCGACAGCCTGGGGCTGACGGTGCTGGAGGACGACAAGCGCTTCTTCCCCTCCTACAACGTCGCCCCGGTGCTCAACACCCGGACTCTCGAGGAATATCCCAGCCTGGCCGACGTGTTCAGCGAGGTCACACCGAAACTGACCGACGCGACGATGCGGAAGCTCAACCTGAGGGTCGACGAGAACGGCGAGGAGCCGATCGACGTCGCCTATGACTTCATGCTCGACGAAGGCCTCGTCACCGAGCCCTGAACGCGGCAGGGAGCGGGCCAGCGGATCTCCTCCCCGCCCGCCCCGCTCCCTGAGTTCGTCACCCGAGAGTCTCCCGAGTACGTCGGTAGATCCCATCGGTCGCAGCGCGCACATCCCGGTACACCGTCTCGAGGTCCCGGTAGATCTCGGTGTTCTCGGGGATCGGCTCGGTGCGGTCCGTCACGACGGCGAATCGCTCCACCCCGTCGGAGACGGTGGGGACGAGGCCGGTGGCGACGGCGGCGCAGATCGCCGCGCCGCGCCCGGCGGAGCTTCCCCCCTCCAGCCGGAGGCATTCGAGGTCGAAGACGTCGGCGAGGATCTGAGTCAGAAGGTCCGAGGATGCCCCGCCACCGGTGACGACCAGATGCTCGAATGTCGTCCCCAGCTCAGCCGCCATCGCGTCCGTCCGCTCCTTCATCGTCATGGCGATGCCTTCGAGGATCGAGCGGAACATGTGCGCTCTGCCCTGGCGTCCGTCGAATCCCAGGATGCTGCCCTTGCGCGACGGCACCTCGGCGGGGGCGAGCCAGTCCGGCACGGTCAGCAACCCGTCGGATCCCGCCGGAACGCCGTGCGCTTCCCGCCCCAACAGCTCCTCGACGCTCTCACCGCGCGACTCGGCTTCGCGTACGGTTCCTTCGCCGAGCAGGTCCCGGAACCAGCTCACCGTCCACATCCCCCGACGGATCCCGCCGCTCTCGTAGAGATGCTTGCCGGGTTCGGCACCGAAGTTCGTCCAGAAGGACGTGGCCCCGGTCCTCCCGGCATCGCCCACGGACATCCCGGCGATGTAGGTGCCGAGGGACAGCAGGAGGGACTGCGGATCCTGCAGGCCCGCCCCCAGCGCTTCGACCGCCTTGTCGTTCGCGGTGGCGATCACAGGCACCCCGGCGGGCAGCCCCGTCGACCCTGCGGCGGCCGGCGTCAGGGTCCCGAGCTGTTCGCCCGGCATGACCAGGTCGAACAGCATGCGGCGGGGCATGCCCGTGCGCCGGTAGTCCTGCTCGTCGCTGGACCATGCCCAGTGCGCGGCATCGAGGGGCCACACGCCCTGATAGTTCGCCACCGTGTCCGTGAAGTTCCCGGTCATGCGGTGAGTGATGTACCCCGAGGAGGTCGTGACGTAGGCGGCGTCGGGAACCTCCGCGCGATAGGGACGGCCGACGCGCTCGTCCATCCAGCTCTGCACGGGCTGTGCCAGAGAGCCATCGGAGCGCAGGATCGCGCGGCAGAACCGGATCGTGCACAGGCCGATCCCGACGATCCCTCGAGGATCTCCCGAGAAATCCGACAGGGCGCGACGACAGGCCTCGGCGATCGACTCCCACAGGACGTCGTCGGGGTATTCCACCACGCCCGGCCGAGGGGAGTCGTTCGAAGGGAGCGGCACCCTACCCACGGCGCAGACGCGGCCGTGATCGTCGTAGATGGTGACCTTGGAGGATTGCGACCCGTTGTCGATCCCGACCACGTATCTCGTCATGAATCGGTGCTCTCGAGGTCGCGCCCGCTCTCTCGGGACTGCGGCTGCGCAGCTTCCGGCTGGATCGCGCCCTGCGCCGGGATGATCGTTCCCTTGTTCATGATGCCGTTCGGATCGAAGGTCTCCT encodes the following:
- a CDS encoding ABC transporter permease, which gives rise to MTEIPLEDRTSTEEPRTKEATGALGAGWRALLIQLVVILVAVGAVLTYVAVAPLTDTERSTLNAGSLQRYTLEHLQLTFLSALLVLAIAIPLGVLLTRPRFRKASGPVIAVANAGQAAPSIGLVVLLAALIPSGFWAAIVALVVYSALPVLRNTMVGLRGVDQRLVEAGRGMGMSAVAVLVRIELPLAVPVMLAGVRTALVLLVGTASLATFINGGGLGVLITTGVNLDLNPVLVVGALLIALLALLIDWLGRVVEHIARPKGI
- a CDS encoding glycine betaine ABC transporter substrate-binding protein, encoding MGFRPNRRLALKTLLGASLLTVAGCGLEPAASLIPQVGPGSIRRIENLPDDAKITVTSKNFTEQIIQGKIALLALTAAGFGVEDLTNVPGSQPARGLMETGKADMTWEYTGTAWLTYLGHEKGIPDRTEQWEAVKEEDAANGLTWLEPGPLNNTYALAVRDEAVDELDGVETLSDIAELPVEDRTICVEAEFNSRQDGLDPMLEAYGIPRGQADGVPEENISLFDTGAVYTATDRGTPCNFGEVFTTDGRIDSLGLTVLEDDKRFFPSYNVAPVLNTRTLEEYPSLADVFSEVTPKLTDATMRKLNLRVDENGEEPIDVAYDFMLDEGLVTEP
- a CDS encoding FGGY-family carbohydrate kinase, which gives rise to MTRYVVGIDNGSQSSKVTIYDDHGRVCAVGRVPLPSNDSPRPGVVEYPDDVLWESIAEACRRALSDFSGDPRGIVGIGLCTIRFCRAILRSDGSLAQPVQSWMDERVGRPYRAEVPDAAYVTTSSGYITHRMTGNFTDTVANYQGVWPLDAAHWAWSSDEQDYRRTGMPRRMLFDLVMPGEQLGTLTPAAAGSTGLPAGVPVIATANDKAVEALGAGLQDPQSLLLSLGTYIAGMSVGDAGRTGATSFWTNFGAEPGKHLYESGGIRRGMWTVSWFRDLLGEGTVREAESRGESVEELLGREAHGVPAGSDGLLTVPDWLAPAEVPSRKGSILGFDGRQGRAHMFRSILEGIAMTMKERTDAMAAELGTTFEHLVVTGGGASSDLLTQILADVFDLECLRLEGGSSAGRGAAICAAVATGLVPTVSDGVERFAVVTDRTEPIPENTEIYRDLETVYRDVRAATDGIYRRTRETLG